In Diabrotica undecimpunctata isolate CICGRU chromosome 4, icDiaUnde3, whole genome shotgun sequence, a single genomic region encodes these proteins:
- the LOC140438975 gene encoding uncharacterized protein, whose amino-acid sequence MDVVDEGLLRRFIVTFHIQEKMLPTIKRLHQKIVEELQYTGSRETLRKQIYNLGFRWRKTKNNRHILMEKHEIRKLRLDYLRKIKQFRNEKRTIVFTDETYLHSDYLKEYNWSDNSSDGLRKPASKGQRLIIVAAGTEDGFVKDSYLKWKSQSNTGEYHDDMNYENYHKWLTEKLLLNLPANSVIVLDNAP is encoded by the coding sequence ATGGATGTAGTTGACGAAGGCTTATTACGTCGATTTATAGTAACCTTCCATATTCAGGAGAAAATGCTGCCGACAATTAAAAGATTGCATCAAAAAATTGTGGAAGAATTGCAGTACACCGGAAGCAGAGAAACTCTTCGAAAACAGATTTATAATTTAGGATTTCGttggagaaaaacaaaaaataatcgaCATATTTTAATGGAAAAACATGAAATACGGAAATTAAGACTAGATTATCttagaaaaattaaacaatttcgcAACGAAAAGCGAACAATTGTTTTTACGGATGAGACATACTTGCACTCagattatttaaaagaatataatTGGAGTGATAACAGTTCTGACGGTTTGAGGAAGCCAGCATCAAAAGGACAGAGATTAATCATTGTTGCTGCTGGAACTGAGGACGGATTCGTCAAGGATTCGTATCTGAAATGGAAATCCCAATCTAATACTGGAGAGTACCACGATGATATGAATTATGAAAACTATCACAAGTGGCTTACGGAAAAACTATTGCTAAATTTACCTGCTAACAGCGTTATTGTGTTGGATAATGCACCGTAA